CACATCACTTTGGAAAtacaaaacatctgaaaaaacaTTTATCCGCgtattctcttctgcttatggTTATATTTAGCTAACTGTGGAACTGGAAAACTGAAAGGCCAGTAATTCCAGACAAAAGAAATCACCGACGACATCACCTGTAACTCAGTCTGGCACCTCTCCTTTTCCAGATATGACCCTAACAAAAAGTCTCCATTCCTAAAAGCTGCATTATCTCCCCCCACAGCAGACAACTGTCTTATTGTAGCATTTCTACTGAAGTTTCTAATGCATTACTTTCCTCACCTGCTTTACTGGACTGAGGTTTGATGTTGAATGGCAGCCGCTGCATTGTTCCTCTCATCTCTTGCTTTAAGGCCAGCATGTAGTCCTCATCCTCACCGGCTTTCAGTGGAACTGGTTTAAAATCCGTGCTCTGGAAAAGTATGGATAATTGAATGTAGATATTAACAATGTACaacaattatttttctttgtcataGGGGGCATTTGTGTAACAGAGACTGAAGTACAATTACATCTGTTCTTAACTCATTCTAAAGTGCAATTGGCCTGTGTGATTCAATTCAACAGCAGAGCTACTGAAAGTCAAATTAatgaaaaagttaatgctggttttGATCAATAGAAAGAATGCACAGTGCATCGCAGTTTGTTGTGTAAGGGGCTGCATAGccgcagaccagtcagggtgaccatgctgacccctgtccactgcagtgccaacaatgggcacatgagcatcagaGCTGGACCATAGAGCAATGGATGAAGGTGGCCTCGTCTGATGAATCACGTTTTCTTTTGCATCACATGGACGGCCAGGTGCATGTGGatcacttacctggggaacacctgccaccaggatgcactatgggaagaaggcgaGTCAgcggaggcagtgtgatgctttgggcaatgttctgctgggaaaccctGAGTCCTGCCATCTATGTGGATGCTACTTTAACATgcaccacctacctaagcattgtttcATGGAAACGGTATTCCCTAATGGTGGCCAATTTCAGCTGGATAATGTGGCCTGCCACAAAGctaaaatggttcaggaatggtttaaGGAGCACAACAACGAGCTTgtggtgttgacttggcctcctaATGCCCCAGCtctcaatccaatcgagcatctgtgggatgtgctggataaACAAGTCCAATCTATGGAGGCCCCACCttgcaacttacaggacttataGGTTCtgctgctaacatcttggtgccagataccacagcataCCTTAGAGctattttggcagcaaaagggggaccaacgcaatattaggcaggtggtcaaaATTTTATGTCTGATCAATGAACATTATTGCTCTTTACcctttttttgcttatttgtgAATGCTGTGAGAGGCAATTAATGGGTCATGACTTTTAAACACATGTTGGCCATGGTCTGTATTCCGTCATCACCTTTCATTTATGCCAAATACAAATGCAGTACAATATTTCATAACTTTTACTATAAAGAATTGAGCTGATCTTAATCTAAGTAAACCACCACATGCGGTGTGCTATTCAAGTTCCATGCAAATTTCACCTACCTCTCTGAAAGGTCTCCTAATGTTGCTGCAGGTAAGTTTGACTTCAACCCTTTCTGAGTATTAGAGGTGAATTTGATACACTGAAATATAATCTGTCATCCTGGACtctctgcatttgtgtgtgagtgtataaaGAATTGTGTTCAGTACTTACTGGAAACAGAGGGCTGGGCCCCACCCTGGCTTCTGGCATGTTGCCCCTGCCGATACCCAGAGCATCAATATTGAAGGTAAAAGCACCCACTCCACGGCCCTTGCCTGCCATGGCTGCAGGTCTCCTCCGTACCTGCAGCACACATGTTCACATATCCCCAGTCAACACGTGTTGATGCAAGTTAATGTACTATAGCTTCCATCGCCTTTAGTATGATTCTGCCAGCGATAAAGCGTTAAGTCGGCATCAGAAAAACACTCTACGTATAAAGTATGTTAAAATACTTACTAGAAGATTGCTAGTAAACTGCACCTAGTGTGGGAAAAGTGCAATCCTACAAAAGTCTACTTCAGAGCTGAACAGCGATATTTAGCCCTTACTGGATCcgcatgttttcagttttttaatttacagttttatCTGTCCTTCGGCAACTCCTTAAACTCAGATAAATTTCAGCTGAACGTAATGGAGATGCTGCTTATACTGCTTATACTTTATACTGCTTAGCTAACACCGGCTTGGAAACCCGCACACGCCATACGCCAAACTCAGCATGTGAAAATGTGGCTTTAACTCGCCCCTCCCCTGAACGACGCCAGAGGAGGTGTGGTTTGCTTGCAGCCAATTAAAACTCGCTTTTAAGCTGTCGTCATCGATCAGTTTGCCCAGTGAGAGTAGTCTCCTCCTACAAGGGTGTTTTCTGCGGCCACCATCACATTAACCTCAATGAAAACATATCATCTGTAGCTAGAAGGCTAGCTACACTTCTCCCTCcccctaataaaaaaaaacaaaaacaaaaaaaaacacctgacagCACTACAGCCACTGAACCGTACTTCGACAAGCGCATGAACTGGGATGTCTGCAATCGACTGGTACGCTCACAAATCGCTCGGAGACGGAGTCTTCTGGATCCAGGAGCGATTCTACCAGTCGGAGAACCGGGCCAACATCTGGTTGCTGCGCGGCACCCACCAGGACGTGGTGATAGACACGGGTCTGGGCTTGAGGAGCTTACCTGAATACATCGACGCCAAAGGCCTGCTGGGAAAAGACCCGCAGAGGAAGAACCCACTGCTTGCCATCGCCACCCACGCCCACTTCGACCACTCGGGTGGTCTGCATCAGTTCCAACAGGTGGGCGTCCACAGCGCGGAGGTCGATGCCCTGGCGAACGGAGACAACTTCGAGATGGTCACCTGGCTCAGCGACAGGGAGATAGCCGAGGCTCCCAGCCCGGGATGGAGGGCAAGGCACTACAAAGTCAAGGCTGTGCAGCCCACACACATACTGCAGGAGGGTAGGTAGGAGATGCAGCCCTCCCAGATTTGATTTACGCTAGAGGGATGGTTCTGTGATCAAATACCAGCAAGGGCTAAAAGCACTCACTTAGTGACAAGCGCCACAATCGATACAGTAATGGGTTTGATGGATGCACCAGGCCCAGT
This sequence is a window from Archocentrus centrarchus isolate MPI-CPG fArcCen1 chromosome 9, fArcCen1, whole genome shotgun sequence. Protein-coding genes within it:
- the mblac2 gene encoding acyl-coenzyme A thioesterase MBLAC2; this encodes MSAIDWYAHKSLGDGVFWIQERFYQSENRANIWLLRGTHQDVVIDTGLGLRSLPEYIDAKGLLGKDPQRKNPLLAIATHAHFDHSGGLHQFQQVGVHSAEVDALANGDNFEMVTWLSDREIAEAPSPGWRARHYKVKAVQPTHILQEGDVINLGDRQLTVLHMPGHSRGSICLHDRDNKLLFSGDVVYDGAMIDWLPYSRVSDYVSSCERLVGLVDSEQVDQVLPGHYNTFGAKRLHRLASTYISRAETCPAKFSTFAWRSLAGVALRVCNPRSAC